Proteins found in one Poecilia reticulata strain Guanapo linkage group LG6, Guppy_female_1.0+MT, whole genome shotgun sequence genomic segment:
- the scamp2 gene encoding secretory carrier-associated membrane protein 2 — MSEFDTNPFAEPSNINPFNDPSVTQVTNSSIEPVDQYNPFPPSSDFAGAQTTSASTSPYQPAVLQPSTEPSPQASAAAAQANLLRQQEELERKAAELDRREQALQNRAPTGKENNWPPLPKFFPIQPCFYQDFSEEIPAEYQRVCKMMYYLWMFYSVTLFLNLLACLAYFIDDGNHGVDFGLSILWVVLFTPCSFLCWYRPVYKAFRSDSSFNFFFFFFVFFCHVAVVIIQAVGIPYWGNSGWISAFTEIGKGKKAVGGIMIIVACLFTIGAVMSVILMKMVHSLYRRTGASFQKAQQEFSQGVVTSKGFQTAATGAASAAARGTFQGNN, encoded by the exons ATGTCGGAGTTTGATACCAACCCCTTCGCGGAACCCAGCAACATTAACCCATTCAAT GATCCTTCAGTCACTCAGGTGACAAACTCCAGCATTGAACCGGTTGACCAGTATAACCCCTTCCCCCCGTCCAGT GACTTTGCCGGCGCTCAGACAACCTCAGCCTCCACTTCCCCCTACCAGCCGGCCGTGTTGCAGCCGTCCACAGAACCCAGTCCACAG GCATCCGCCGCCGCAGCTCAGGCCAACCTGCtgaggcagcaggaggagctggagaggaaAGCAGCCGAACTGGACCGCAGGGAGCAGGCGCTGCAGAACCGGGCCCCCACAG GTAAAGAGAACAACTGGCCTCCGCTTCCCAAGTTCTTCCCCATCCAACCTTGTTTCTATCAGGACTTCTCAGAGGAAATCCCTGCTGAGTACCAGAGAGTCTGCAAAATGATGTACTACCTCTGGATGt TTTACTCTGTGACTCTGTTCCTCAACCTGCTGGCGTGTCTGGCCTACTTCATCGATGATGGGAATCATGGCGTCGACTTCGGCCTCTCCATCCTCTGGGTCGTTCTCTTCACGCCCTGCTCCTTCCTCTGCTGGTACCGGCCAGTCTACAAGGCCTTCAG GAGCGACAGTTCCttcaacttcttcttcttcttttttgtgtttttctgccatGTGGCCGTCGTCATCATCCAGGCTGTGGGCATCCCCTACTGGGGAAACAG CGGTTGGATTTCTGCCTTCACTGAGATCGGCAAAGGCAAAAAGGCAGTGGGAGGCATCATGATCATCGTGGCCTGCCTCTTCACGATCGGGGCCGTGATGTCCGTCATCCTGATGAAGATG GTCCACAGCCTGTACCGCCGCACCGGAGCCAGTTTCCAGAAGGCCCAGCAGGAGTTCTCCCAGGGCGTGGTCACCAGCAAGGGCTTCCAGACGGCAGCCACCGGAGCAGCGTCCGCTGCCGCCCGCGGAACCTTCCAGGGAAACAACTAA
- the mpi gene encoding mannose-6-phosphate isomerase gives MEEVRVFPLTCAVQNYAWGKIGLDSEVAKLVVGGDPLAVIEGDKPYAELWMGAHPKGDAQIKDNRIAQTTLGQWIAHYPACLGSKVKDAFQGQLPFLFKVLSVNTALSIQAHPNKELAATLHAQFPEHYPDNNHKPEMAIALTRFQGLCGFRPVDEILGFLQAVPEFHALVGRDAAEELRSSVGDEVRTGRALKKCFTKMMSCEKKVFVDELNELVKRVTQEGAAGKDTSSSNGDLLLRLHSQYPGDIGCFSIYFLNYVVLEPGQAMFLGANEPHAYIYGDCIECMACSDNTVRAGLTRKYIDVNTLCEMLNYKPASAFSKIFPCVSDPADPCVTLYDPPVPDFTVMKIQVPASVKDYTVASVDSASILLVIEGDATATSAAAFPDVTLTRGSVLFVSANESVSLQVTSQSGMTLFRACSLL, from the exons ATGGAGGAAGTAAGAG TGTTTCCCCTGACCTGTGCAGTTCAAAACTATGCATGGGGAAAGATTGGGCTGGACAGTGAGGTGGCCAAACTGGTGGTTGGCGGAGACCCCCTGGCAGTCATAGAGGGGGACAAACCCTATGCAGAG CTGTGGATGGGTGCCCACCCCAAAGGCGATGCTCAGATCAAGGACAACAGGATCGCCCAGACCACCTTGGGCCAGTGGATCGCCCACTACCCCGCCTGCCTGGGCTCTAAGGTGAAAGACGCCTTCCAGGGTCAGCTGCCGTTCCTCTTCAAAGTCCTGTCGGTCAATACGGCTTTGTCCATACAGGCTCACCCCAACAAG GAGCTAGCTGCCACTCTACATGCTCAGTTTCCAGAGCACTATCCAGACAACAACCACAAACCAGAAATGGCAATCGCTCTCACGCGCTTCCAGGGGCTTTGCGGCTTCAGACCAGTGGACGAGATCCTGGGCTTCCTTCAAG CTGTCCCAGAGTTCCACGCTCTCGTCGGCCGGGATGCAGCAGAAGAGCTGCGGAGCAGTGTCGGAGATGAGGTTCGGACCGGACGGGCCCTGAAGAAGTGCTTCACAAAGATGATGAGCTGTGAGAAGAAGGTGTTTGTGGACGAGCTGAACGAGCTGGTTAAAAGAGTCACGCAGGAAG GTGCAGCAGGGAAGGACACATCAAGCAGCAACGGCGACCTGTTGCTCCGCCTCCATTCCCAATACCCCGGAGACATCGGCTGCTTCTCCATATACTTCCTGAACTATGTGGTCCTGGAGCCAGGCCAGGCCATGTTCCTGGGGGCCAATGAGCCTCACGCGTACATCTACGGAG ATTGCATCGAGTGCATGGCCTGCTCAGACAACACCGTCAGAGCCGGACTGACGCGTAAATACATCGACGTAAACACGCTGTGTGAGATGTTGAACTACAAGCCGGCGTCTGCCTTCTCCAAAATCTTCCCGTGTGTCTCGGACCCCGCAGACCCCTGTGTGACCCTGTATGACCCCCCGGTGCCAGACTTCACTGTCATGAAGATACAG GTGCCAGCCTCGGTCAAGGACTATACTGTTGCCTCAGTTGACAGCGCCAGCATCCTGCTGGTCATCGAAGGCGACGCCACGGCGACCTCTGCCGCTGCTTTCCCCGACGTCACCTTGACGCGGGGGAGCGTCCTGTTCGTCTCCGCCAACGAGAGCGTGTCTCTGCAGGTCACCTCGCAGTCAGGGATGACCCTGTTCCGAGCCTGCAGCCTCCTGTAG